In Macrotis lagotis isolate mMagLag1 chromosome 8, bilby.v1.9.chrom.fasta, whole genome shotgun sequence, a single genomic region encodes these proteins:
- the LOC141495532 gene encoding serine protease 30-like, with amino-acid sequence MGPSVCSLLLPTLLLLLFHGVHGNSLPTVCGYSKVDGRIVGGQNAQKGQWPWQVSLRISTGLHICGGSLIHPSWVLTAAHCFTNSQRLSYYRVMLGELKLYTLPTYFSSTSIRRIIIHPSYQWGKYNSKGDIALVQLSSPSQIMPVCLPAPQIHFINGTLCWVTGWGQTKQRAVPLHLQEVQVPLIDAKTCDAQYHLNNPTASGKPMVLDEMICAGYVQGQKDACQGDSGGPLVCQDNNAWFQVGVVSWGDGCAQPNKPGVYTRVQAYTDWIQTTIANFAPAALSRLTYPILLLTLVLLIVQ; translated from the exons ATGGGACCATCTGTCTGCTCTCTCCTGCTCCCCACCCTGCTGTTGCTATTGTTCCATG gTGTCCATGGGAATAGTCTGCCAACAG TGTGTGGCTACTCTAAAGTAGATGGGAGAATTGTGGGAGGACAGAATGCCCAGAAAGGACAGTGGCCATGGCAAGTCAGCCTAAGGATCTCAACAGGGCTACATATCTGTGGAGGCTCTCTCATCCATCCGAGCTGGGTGCTGACTGCAGCTCATTGCTTTACAAA TTCCCAGCGGCTCTCATATTATCGAGTGATGCTGGGAGAGCTGAAGTTGTATACACTCCCAACCTATTTCTCTTCTACATCTATAAGAAGAATCATCATTCACCCTTCCTACCAATGGGGAAAATATAACTCCAAAGGAGACATTGCACTGGTACAACTGAGCTCCCCCTCTCAGATCATGCCTGTCTGCCTCCCAGCACCCCAGATCCACTTCATTAATGGTACTTTGTGCTGGGTGACTGGGTGGGGACAAACCAAGCAAAGAG CAGTTCCTTTGCACTTACAAGAAGTCCAGGTCCCTCTGATTGATGCCAAGACTTGTGATGCTCAATACCACCTCAATAACCCCACAGCCTCAGGAAAACCCATGGTTTTGGATGAAATGATCTGTGCTGGATATGTCCAGGGTCAAAAAGATGCCTGCCAG GGTGATTCTGGAGGCCCCCTTGTTTGCCAGGACAATAATGCCTGGTTCCAGGTTGGAGTGGTGAGCTGGGGAGACGGTTGTGCCCAACCCAACAAACCAGGAGTTTATACCCGGGTCCAGGCTTACACGGACTGGATTCAAACCACTATCGCCAACTTTGCTCCAGCTGCTCTTTCAAGGCTCACCTACCCTATTCTGCTGTTGACACTGGTTCTTCTCATTGTTCAATGA